In Vespa crabro chromosome 5, iyVesCrab1.2, whole genome shotgun sequence, a single window of DNA contains:
- the LOC124424437 gene encoding guanine nucleotide-binding protein subunit beta-2 produces the protein MGKDDAETTALKKELEDLINKCKEDQKKQQDTTLEEACGSVADAPKVKLSTKKLLKGHINKVNSVHFSGDSRHCVTGSLDGKLIIWDSWTGNKVQVIPLRSAWVMSVAFAPSGNFVACGGMDNMCTIYDVNNRDATGSAKITRELLGYEGFLSSCRFLEDKSIITGSGDMKICIWDLEANKKTTDFCAHAGDVVSISLSPDGNTYVTGSVDKTCKLWDLRDETAKQTFFGHDADVNSVCYHPSGQGFVTASEDKTARLWDFRSDQQLATFKPPNSNPGFTSCGLSLSGRFIFCGSDDNSIHIWDTLKNQHNGILSGHENRVTSLSVTNNGMAVASCSWDQNVRIWV, from the exons ATGGGAAAGGATGACGCGGAAACAACAGCCTTAAAAAAGGAATTGGAGGATCTCATCAACAAGTGCAAG GAGGATCAGAAAAAACAACAGGACACTACTTTGGAGGAAGCATGTGGTAGCGTGGCAGATGCtccaaaagtaaaattatctACGAAGAAGTTATTGAAAGGTCATATAAATAAGGTGAACTCCGTACATTTCAGCGGCGACAGCAG ACACTGCGTAACAGGATCATTGGatggaaaattaataatttgggATTCTTGGACCGGAAATAAAGTCCAAGTAATACCATTACGTTCGGCTTGGGTAATGTCGGTGGCATTTGCACCTTCCGGTAATTTTGTTGCCTGCGGTGGAATGGATAATATGTGTACCATTTACGATGTTAATAATCGCGATGCCACCGGCTCTGCTAAAATCACCCGAGAGTTACTCGGCTATGAAGGATTTCTTTCGTCTTGTAGATTTCTCGAGGACAAAAGCATTATTACTGGCTCCGGCGATATGAAAAT TTGTATATGGGATCTCGAGgcgaataaaaaaactacggactttTGTGCACACGCGGGAGACGTTGTAAGCATAAGTCTTTCTCCTGATGGTAACACTTATGTAACCGGTTCCGTTGACAAGACTTGTAAACTTTGGGATTTGCGAGACGAAACTGCCAAACAGACATTCTTTGGACACGATGCTGATGTCAATTCCGTTTGC TATCATCCTTCGGGACAAGGTTTCGTAACAGCCTCGGAAGATAAGACAGCTAGATTATGGGACTTCAGATCCGATCAGCAATTAGCAACGTTCAAACCACCAAATTCAAATCCAGGATTTACATCTTGCGGATTATCACTCAGTGGTAGATTCATATTTTGTGGAAGCGACGATAATTCTATTCATATATGGGATACGTTGAAGAATCAACACAAtg GTATTCTATCGGGCCATGAAAATAGAGTAACGTCGCTCAGTGTTACTAATAATGGTATGGCAGTAGCCAGTTGCTCTTGGGATCAAAATGTTCGAATTTGGGTATAA